A single window of Aythya fuligula isolate bAytFul2 chromosome Z, bAytFul2.pri, whole genome shotgun sequence DNA harbors:
- the DNAJC25 gene encoding dnaJ homolog subfamily C member 25 yields the protein MAAAGGGRRWLLCLWLSAALLPRAARGLTEGLYCGRRVCYEVLGVSRQASKAEIARAYRQLARKYHPDRYRGEQGGEGGGPQAAHEKFLLIATAYETLKDEETRKDYDYMLDHPEEYYRHYYHYYSRRLAPKVDVRIVILVTVCAISVFQFFSWWSSYNEAINYLATVPKYRIQATEIARQQGLLNKTREKGKNRRSKEEIREEEEEIIKYIIKNKIDIKGGYQKPKIYDILLFQILLAPFYLCKYIIWYCWWIYCFTIKGQEYGVEEKLYIIRRYMKMSQSQFDSLEDHQKETFLERQLWIRENYEVYKQEQEEELKKKMALDPRWKRYRRWMRNEGPGRLTFIDD from the exons atggcggcggcgggcggcgggcggcgctggctgctctgcctctggcTGTCGGCGGCGCTGCTGCCCAGGGCGGCCCGGGGGCTGACGGAGGGGCTGTACTGCGGCCGCAGGGTGTGCTACGAGGTGCTGGGCGTCAGCCGGCAAGCCAGCAAGGCCGAGATCGCCCGAGCATACCGGCAGCTGGCCCGCAAGTACCACCCCGACCGCTACCGGGgcgagcagggaggggaagggggtggcCCGCAGGCGGCCCACGAGAAGTTCCTGCTGATCGCCACCGCCTACGAGACCCTCAAG GATGAAGAAACACGTAAAGATTATGACTACATGTTGGATCATCCTGAGGAGTATTACAGGCACTATTATCACTACTACAGCAGGAGGTTGGCCCCTAAAGTGGATGTCAGAATCGTGATTCTGGTTACGGTGTGCGCCATCTCTGTGTTTCAG TTCTTCAGCTGGTGGAGTAGTTACAACGAAGCTATCAACTACCTAGCTACAGTGCCGAAATACCGCATACAAGCTACTGAGATTGCCAGGCAACAAGGTTTACTCAATAAGACTAGAGAAAAAGGCAAGAACAGGCGGTCTAAAGAAGAAATCcgtgaagaagaggaagaaatcatCAAATAcataatcaaaaataaaatagatataaaaGGCGGTTACCAGAAGCCCAAGATATATGATATCCTTCTATTTCAGATCCTTCTTGCTCCCTTTTACTTGTGCAAATACATAATTTGGTACTGTTGGTGGATTTACTGTTTCACTATTAAAGGGCAAGAATACGGTGTGGAAGAGAAGCTGTATATCATACGAAGATACATGAAAATGTCTCAGTCTCAGTTTGACAGCCTGGAAGACCATCAAAAAGAGACCTTCCTTGAACGGCAGCTGTGGATACGAGAAAACTATGAG GTCTATAAACAAGAACAAGAGGAGGAGTTAAAGAAGAAGATGGCCTTGGATCCCCGATGGAAGAGGTATCGGAGGTGGATGAGGAATGAAGGACCTGGAAGACTGACTTTTATCGATGATTGA
- the LOC116501012 gene encoding guanine nucleotide-binding protein G(I)/G(S)/G(O) subunit gamma-10: MSSAGSLSSMQRLVEQLKLEAAVERIKVSQAAAELQQYCMQNACKDALLVGVPAGSNPFREPRSCALL; this comes from the exons ATGTCGTCGGCCGGCAGCCTGAGCAGCATGCAGCGCCTGGtggagcagctgaagctggAGGCTGCGGTGGAGAGGATCAAG GTCTCCCAGGCAGCTGCCGAGCTCCAGCAGTACTGCATGCAGAACGCCTGCAAGGACGCCTTGCTGGTGGGGGTGCCCGCGGGGAGCAATCCCTTCCGAGAGCCCCGCTCCTGCGCCCTGCTCTGA